DNA sequence from the Dunckerocampus dactyliophorus isolate RoL2022-P2 chromosome 4, RoL_Ddac_1.1, whole genome shotgun sequence genome:
tgcttgctcaaacattttttgtgtgtcaatcccatttttgtattttggagCTCCACTTGGAACCTCCCTAAAATTAGGATCAGGAGagtatgttgcggaccaaaccactaactgtctgtgtttggttcatatttatTTCTCGGGCCTCACTGAtaactcgattaatcgaaagagcaagcttcagattaatcgactaagaaaataatcattagttgcatcCCTACATAATATCCTTTAAGCTTCTCCATCTTTGGGAataagtgtgatttttttttccccttataaTTTTCATGTAATTCCTATATGATATTTAAgacacaatgtgtgtgtgtgtgtgtgtgtgtgttgggggggggggggggggggtgtcttaaaatatacagtacttttcCAACAAGAATTGTCTTGTCGCTTCAGTCATTACTTCAGCTCTGACAAAGAATGGCTCCTTTTGTGCTGTTGAAATGTGTTCTTATTTTAGTTTTCTAACAAGACACTTAAGTggacatatattttaaaatatcccCAGACAGATATTGGCATAGAGCAGTTCTGCAAGATTGTCAACCTCCAAGAGCAGAAAGAAGGTAACTTGACCGGTCTGACACATGACTGTCTTTCCTtaaatgtacatgtgtatgtttcAAACACTCTATTGCAGAAAGAATATCTTACTCTAGAGATGTTTTAATTGGTCTGGCGAGTTGTCCTGCAGCCAAAAAGAGGCCAGAATTCTTACCGGACCACCCCGTAGTGTTACCCAACGCAGTAAGTCAGCTCATGAAATTGTCACGGAATAACAAATCTTTGTGTATTGAATAAGATGACATGGTGCTGTCTTACCAGAGATCTCCAAGCTCTCTGCCGTCACATGAAAGCGGCTAGGACGTCGGCAAAGAGGAAGTGTGAGTTCCGTGTTCTGTCTTGCAACCTCATCTCCAGTCTTGTTTGTTCTACTAGTAGATGTTTTCTTCCCGGTCCAGCTTGAATTGTTTGATTTCACGGTGTGCAATGTAACGATTGTCATTGTCTGTTTCAGGGTGGCAGCACTCGACTCTCTAATTAGTTTGCACAGACACTCATGCTCTTTGCTACCCTCAAAGTGCGtatctgcactttttttttttttttacttttcttgttgtatttatttggacATTTCACGTTCCACGCCTTTCATTTGACCAGTAACAACCCAGAAACGGCTACGGTTGTCCTAAGTAAGTAGATGTACTGCTTCATTTCCCCAAACATGACTACTGGCATTTTGCTTCTTTGTTCTGCAGTGGGATATTTTGCTTGACTAGTGTTgtgtatttgtcatttctataTTCTATTGTTAAAAGGCTTGCTTTGTTGATGTTTCCCTTTTGTGTGGAATTAAAACATCTgcattatatttttgtattaaaagtgCCTTTGGGCTGTTCtgatgtttgcagtggtgtgaaaaagtgtttgccccctttctgatttttttttttttttttgcatgtttgtcacacttgaatgtttcagattatcaaataaatttaattagtcaatgacaacacaactgaacacaaaatgtagtttttaaaatgaaacttgttaCTATTaaacggagaaaaaaaatctaaacctacatggtcctgtgtggaaaaagtgattgccccccatgTTAAAACATAAATTAACTGAGAttgattgagatctatcagtgtgtaaaaggttataaagccatttcgaaagctttgggactccagccaaccacagtgagagccattatccacaaatggcgaaaacacatTCTCATGCTTTGACTGTTTgatcactttttttaaattttccctCACCTTTGGCACTATCAAAACTAAGCCGGCTACAAATAACttccaaacaaaacaacttcaCTGTAAAATTATCcgcacaaaaacattttaacaattcagaaaaaatatgaaaacaatttaTACCATGTATAAATGATAAAAGGATAAAATAGGATAATCAATCATCATTTTGGAATCTGTTATTCACAGTTTTTATGTTATCtgtgtttattataattttgCAGTGCGTATGCATAATgcaataattattaaaaaatatagatttttcaCAATGTGATGGACTGACTGTTAGGCTTGTTTTCATATAGCTGCTTGTTTCTCTCGCGAGATCTGGCAAGATTGGACACAGGTGGTGGTGACACATGACGGCAGCGTGGGGAATTTGCATACACGAACGAATCGCAACTCCGAGTCGGTTAACTTGAAAGAGACTTTCAAAAGATTCGACTCGTTCGCGAACGTCGCAGCTCAAATTTTGCAGTGGATGGCCCCCCCCCCGTATGCTGGTCATCAGCGAGGACAGTGCATGACATGTTCCGTCATCAGTGGAGTCAATTTACCTGAACGATCGTGGATTAAATCTGGGGTAGTGTGTCGACTGTCTCTGAAAATCGACCTCCATGCGAGACCGAGGCTAGGCGCGCCTAGCTAGCCGAGCACAGAGAACCGCCGCCGGGGTTACATGAAGTGAGTTTCACCTGGACTAGCTTGCAAGGATGGCGGACAGGGACGTGCAACCGAGGGATGTTCCTCCTCTGCATTCGTCCTCGGACGGTTGTGGGAGGCAGAGTTCCTCGGACGAGAACGGACATGTGGACAGCCCTGACGAGACTCTTTCGCCGACCTCGGTGATATATTTCAAGGAGGCTCTGAGCTCCGCCAACGTGAGGTTTGGGAAGGCTGGGTCGCTGTTGCCCTCTTCGCCTCAAAAGTATGACTTCCACATTGAGAGGGTCGACTCAAAACGCAAAAGTGAGTAGAAAGAAACAACTGACACACATTTTTACCAATTGCCATTCATGCAAAACTTACAGGTTGTACTGTTATGCTAACTAAACAAGCTAACCTCTGTATAACTCGTCCGTTACTTTAAAATGGACTTTAAGTGGACTATTTTGTTTAAATAAGACTTCAAAACTGTCAAACTGGTGGCGTAAAACGTAATAAACTATGTAAACTTGAAAGAAATGTCGTACTGTATGGCTAATTCAAGCTAATGTCAACAAGTTGAGTCCATCACATGACAATGTCCCGTGTaagacttcctgtttgtgtttgtgacgCGAGACTGAATTGTTTCGCTGCTTTTCTTTAACATAACAACCAACCCACTGAGAATTGTAGTTGTGAATTCCACCGTTGAACTCTATTGTGTGGAATTTTAGGAGGCGTGGGGTAGTTTCCCCTGTAGGAAATAATgacaaatagtctgttccagggtcaaactgtcgccatcaCAGCACCTTTATTAACacaggcaatgtttgaagtcGCATTTAAACATTTGTAGCTACCATAtacatgtaaaaataatgtctgtaactttaatgctaatgagttgtGTTCGTCCACGCCTGCGTGTATCcacacaacaacgtaacattaaggagcgggacaggaggacacaaacgtttgcaacactagcatagctatgtgagctacagtgctaacattacattcacattttaacTGCGACGTCATGATAGGTTAGcctgtttgctgaagaaaaacaaaatgatcaaacttaacGGCCAGGTGTTTAGCCAACTGACGGATAGCTCCAGGCTtggttttaagatgtgtagcaaagcctgaagCCTCTTCTCTCAGATGTGGAGCGAACGAGCGAGGGAGATGATAGGTTTTTCTCTTCAACAGGCTCTAGGCACACATACCACTGTTTAGgatatcattaaaaagtcatttttgcataCCCTTTGGCTAATGTCCACAGAACTTAACAGAAGGCTGGGGGAgttttttccccataggaaatcatgggAATATAAATCCTCAGGGTCAAACTGTAGCcatttttacaacttttattagctgtacaggcaatgttttaagtaacattttaacttcaACAAGGTTGGTTAATCTGTTGACGCTCACGCCGAGCTGAGGTCCCGTGTGAAAAACAAGAAGCGAAGCACATCTGAgttcatgtgaaaaaaatgaagctGACGTCTCTCGTGTCCTCGACGGTCAAGTTGCATGGAGACACGGATGCTTTTCGGCGCTCATGCTGTGTCACCGTCCATTTATGTGAATGGTAATCAGGAGGTCATCGTAATTACATTTCCCTAATAGGAGGCATGAGGTCCTGCTGAGGTCTCACACGGCGcacattaagtgagggacaggaagtgtaactgtCTTGTGGTATAATCATGCGTCAGTACAGCCAAGGAGACATGGTTAGCGATGGTGCCAAGGaaaagccagagcttgaaaaccctctccTGTTAAAGTCTCTTGTTTGGGCACACTTGGCCTTCTCGGTGAAATACAtaaacggacaaagacaagtggctAAGACGATATCAGTGTGCCGCCATTGGTCAGTAGAGATGGGGAACagggctacaagctggaactattaatgctttccgaaaaatgaaatcatttacTTTCAAACTCTGACTGTTGCACTTGAATGCATCATTGCACTCTCCCGCCttgttattactgtcgctttcataggttTTTTTAGGGATTaggcccatcatccacaatccttatgtgagacaagaacacgcATCTTTCCCTTTTCGGTACGTTGTAAATATGGAAGAACTGCTAGCACGAGGCGGCTAATAATGCAgtgtaatgggattcacctgTTCCGCCGATACACCCTCTAAAAAAACCCTTGAACAAGGTTTTCTCGTTTTATATACACTCTCTGACCGTGtggtaacaggcacattcacaataacatgcaatacttaaaagtattttgccgtattttggtcattttgagCATTACTGAagcttctttcctgggcgcgtTGATTTCACAGTGCCCGTAGCAATGACCGCTGCTACCGTCTACCACAACAGCAGAGACAGAGAGTTTGCtaccactaatcatggcagacttcatgagagctgctgctgccgccgACGACTACTTTTACCTCTGCCCCCAGGCGGACCATTACCATTACAGGATAACGCTACAAGTTATCctgtagcactagtgctaagCGTTTCATTGATGAAATACTTGCAATGTCTGCTCTCGCTGGGATGCCCACTGATGGGATGGGGGTATCTTTCTTAGTCGGTAGCGTGTGGAATCTCAAAGTTGAacaatttctacttttttttgttgcaaatcCGCTACCACACACGTGCGAGGCGTGACTTAAAACccagcattaacttttccaaactcacaggCGATGCGGCAGCAGGTCCAGTCGCTTACGTTACCTCTCGGTAGGGTCCTGAGACGCTGTGACGGAGGCACACTGTCGCTACACCAGGgaagtagttctttggtgttAGCTCCGACAATagcaatatcgctgtagctttgttaatatgcagggtttttttgttgttgtttttttagaagcCTTTATTACcccattacctgcattgttagctgcctcatgctagcagtttttctctgtttagaacacacagaacagggccagatgtgtgttcatgtctcacataaggattgtggatggtggaCAGTTTTCCTTGAACATGCTCAGGGAGGATACTGTAGCGACCTGGAAGGTAGAGTTTTGCGATTTCCAAATGTCTGTGAACGTGACAGGctgagtcctgactgtgtgtggcggttgagtttgctgatgttgttttagcATGGTTCAGCCGACAgtggcctgttttgtttttgcagtaaagaggttgttgatcgaccacctccctGTCATCCGTAGAACGGCCAGCTAGATGTTAGAATACCGTCTGTATCTTTCATGATATTCACAGCAGTCGAGCAGTGTTGTAGTTCTCAGGCAAGTCTCGTGTTGACGGACCATACTTACGCTTTTAATcaatttatgcattttttttgagaattgtatttattggaggaAAACCTGCTTGCTGTTTTCAGCTTTACATGTTTCACTTTAAAGCTGCTTGCATCCTTTTCTGGGGACCACCACCCCCATCACTATTACCCCCGCCCTCTGGctacccccaccccccgcctttttttttctttacgcATGCACCATCTGCTCACGTGATGCCGTGCTGGCTGCCACCCAGCCCTCCTCCACCGTCGGCCATCTTGGTCAACACCCAGTGTGCATCCACGGCGGTGCACAGGCAGAGTGACTTAGCGGAGGAGGGCGGCCTctccttgcatcctttaatcTCTCTCCTGCACAAAAGGGCTTGAGGGGGGAAGGGGTCGGAGGAGGAAGAGCTGCGTCTCAGTCGGTCccaaggaggaggagaggagggtgCAACCCGTTCAGCTCCTCCACAGACACCTGCTAAAGGCATCCTCatcttggtgttttttttgtttgtttgttttttttgtttccttcaCGAGGGAATTTTCCCGGAAGAAAAACACCACTTCCTTTTCGCCTTTTCCCCCCCCCTTGATCCCTGAACCTGCTGagtcatcaccatcatcatgtcTGATCTGACGCCTCAGAGCGAGACCCCGACTCCCACCACAGACAAGATCACCCAGGCCGCCCGGGAGACCATCTATCTATGCAACTTCCGCGTGTCCGTAGACGGCGAGTGGCTGTGCCTGCGCGAGCTCAACGACATCTCCCTCACCCCGGACCCCGAGCCCGCCCATGAAGGTAACATGTTACGGGCTCCCGGCCCCCAAGACAAGGGGCCGCCTCACCCCGACGAGGGAGGAGTGCCGCTACCTGTGCTTAGAACGTGTGCTCAACAGATGACATCCCGATGTGTAGCGATGACACTGCAGTTAGGGATGTGCttgttccttccttccttcctcttccGCTTGCCACGCCTTCCCACAAGTCCTGTGCAGGGAAGACAGCTCGGAAAGCTTCCTGGGAAACGTGGATGTTATGGGCCGAAAAATTGCTATGTGTTgtcttttgctgctgttgtttttgcatgccATGTGCAGTATACTAGTATGTACTCTTTAATGCTCATGTTGGcttgtatttattattcatttctcTCTTATATGTGTTTTTCACattgcaaatgtgtcaaaaacTGTTTTGCCCCACGTTTGTAAGCGATCAATTGTAAAATTATTAGTAATAGAACAGGGGTGTGCACATTTTTTATCATCActggccacatactgaaaaaacaaaggatgaatgggccactttgatgtttgacattatttattatttacattatttacaacCCAGTTCTatatatttaaaggaaaagcaGCCTCCATCTCAACTTTGTGAAAAGCGTGTTATTAGTGTAAACCTTTTCTCCTTTCTTCCGCTTTTATTgcttgtttttacatttctactattttttagtttttttacatttttttgtaatgttctgactttattcccataacattttaactttattctcataatactgCAAGTTTTTCCCAACCTATTTTTTCCgagttgcaactttattctctttgttttgtttgtttcacataatattgtttttaatttaatttgttcatttttttaattttttcaataattgttttttcttcataatattttaactttaatctcttaaaattactgctgggtatttaaaaaaaaaattgtttccattttcttgattaattgtatttttagaatgtgccacgggtaaaaaaaaaaacggccccCGGTtggccctttggacacccctgcataaGAAGCTGTAGTATCGCCACTTGAGTTGAACGTTTCTCTCAGTTGCAGTCATgtaaatgttatgttatgttatgttttattttatatgttttctTTCGCTTTTTGGGTTTTATTTTTAGGAAACtcagtgcagtcgtccctcgtttatagcggttattttcaatgttaataaacggaatattttcatagttattcataaacaggttttctatgctctttctaagtacggtttttaacactggagccctgcagacatgaaataacacccaaattgtcacctttacactcctgttattctttgtttacaacacattgctcaactcttatgctggAGGGACTCGCAATCTAGCGAGccaaccagttagccttgaatttatttcttctaaacttaagaagctaaaaacctaccacttccacacgggatgggaggagaacttcctttcactctatcatgtgggacatgccacggctgacttcatgcagtcttaaggtaatgtaaggtaatgtctcaatgttttgtgtcattactgtccccagtgaccagaatactacctatcacttgtatttcaatatgttttgactaattatAGACTATAatctaccatgaaacagccatcatttagtaattcatttgtgaaaaatcGCGATATAGTGCGGGAGCGATCATCAAACCCAGAcactgcgagggacgactgtagtgggttttgtctcaacaacaatatgaacccGTCATGTTCTCTCTCTCTTGCGTCTGGTCCAGATCCTAAGGACCCGATCACAATTGAGCGCCTCAACCTGATGAACATGGCCAAACTGAGCATCAAGGGCCTGATCGAGTCGGCGCTCAACCTGGGACGAACGCTGGATTCGGACTACGCGCCCCTGCAGCAGTTTTTTGTGGTGATGGAGCACTGCCTGAAACACGGCTTGAAAAGTACGATGCTTACGTTTTGCATTGCAGTTGAACCACATCAGGTCATGcagttttggactttttttttgttttgccagCCAAGAAGACATTCCTGGGCCAGAACAAGTCCTTTTGGGGGGCCTTGGAGCTGGTGGAGAAGCTGACACCTGAGGCTGGGGAGATCACCGCCAGTGTGAAAGACCTGCCTGGCCTCAAGTGAGTTCATTGCCGTTGATGTGGTTCATATCCAtctgggaagcccagacttccctctcttcATCCAGCGGATCCCTAGGCGttctcaggccagttgagaggcatagtctctccaacgtgttccccgaggcctcctaccggtcggacgtgtcccgaacacctccccagggaggcgtccgggaggttTCCTGACCACACGcgcgagccacctcatctggctcctctcagtgcggaggagcagcggttctacttcgagtttctcccggatgtcagtgcttctcaccttatctccaagggaaagcccagccaccctacggagaaaactcatttcggctgctagCACCAGCAGTCTTGTCCGTTCGGTCActaccaaagctcatgaccataggtgagggtaagaatgtagattgaccggtaaatcgAGAGC
Encoded proteins:
- the gra gene encoding uncharacterized protein C8orf88 homolog isoform X3 — translated: MEVSRRRILQKHLEPARPLRRRLQVDMEPRVTVPSCALLDFVDDETDIGIEQFCKIVNLQEQKEERISYSRDVLIGLASCPAAKKRPEFLPDHPVVLPNARSPSSLPSHESG
- the gra gene encoding uncharacterized protein C8orf88 homolog isoform X2 gives rise to the protein MNLIDVRMEVSRRRILQKHLEPARPLRRRLQVDMEPRVTVPSCALLDFVDDETDIGIEQFCKIVNLQEQKEERISYSRDVLIGLASCPAAKKRPEFLPDHPVVLPNARSPSSLPSHESG